A section of the Leptospira kobayashii genome encodes:
- a CDS encoding TIGR01777 family oxidoreductase, with protein MKIGIIGGTGLVGMEFIPYAIKRGHTFRIFTRKKEIPSDLKQLGEIDFVTTTLPTSAQLEGMDAIINLVGEPIAGVRWTDERKTLIRTSRVEFTRGLAARIRDCKRPPSVYMQASAIGYYGMSETEHDPYDENAKPGDDFLASICVDWENQSNPIRDTGIRTVVIRTGIVLSPKGGALEKMIPPFKMGVGGPIASGKQGMSWVHIADLVSAMLFLLGKQSSSGSYNIVSPYPCSNAYFAEELAKVLFRPALMRVPAFAIQMLYGEGAQVITQGQYVYPKRLLEEGYEFQYQYLRDSLTNLIKGN; from the coding sequence ATGAAAATCGGAATCATTGGCGGAACCGGACTTGTAGGTATGGAATTCATACCTTACGCAATCAAACGCGGTCATACATTTCGTATTTTCACTCGTAAAAAAGAAATTCCTTCCGATTTGAAACAATTGGGTGAGATTGACTTTGTCACCACCACTCTTCCTACTTCGGCCCAACTCGAAGGTATGGACGCCATCATCAATTTAGTCGGTGAACCTATAGCAGGTGTTCGCTGGACTGACGAAAGAAAAACATTAATCCGCACATCCCGTGTTGAATTTACAAGAGGACTTGCCGCGCGTATCCGGGACTGTAAAAGACCTCCGTCCGTTTACATGCAGGCTTCCGCCATAGGCTATTACGGTATGTCCGAGACGGAACATGACCCATATGATGAAAATGCGAAACCTGGGGATGATTTTTTAGCTTCCATTTGCGTGGATTGGGAAAATCAATCAAATCCTATCCGGGATACCGGCATTAGAACAGTCGTTATTCGGACAGGAATCGTGCTTTCTCCCAAAGGAGGAGCATTGGAAAAAATGATCCCTCCTTTCAAAATGGGAGTAGGCGGACCGATCGCTTCCGGCAAACAGGGAATGAGCTGGGTTCATATCGCCGATTTGGTTTCCGCTATGTTGTTTTTACTCGGCAAACAGTCTTCGTCGGGAAGTTATAATATAGTTTCGCCTTATCCTTGCAGTAATGCTTATTTCGCGGAGGAATTGGCGAAAGTGTTGTTTAGACCTGCACTTATGCGTGTTCCCGCTTTCGCGATACAAATGTTATATGGTGAGGGGGCTCAGGTCATTACCCAAGGCCAGTACGTATACCCGAAACGACTTCTGGAAGAAGGTTATGAGTTTCAATATCAATACCTTCGGGATTCATTGACAAATCTCATCAAGGGGAACTGA
- a CDS encoding DUF1564 family protein — MEKREIFVNDSLELTTLCRIGKSSNTSFLIPVRQMKQLTVSMKFYSSFATRISRLLTESSDLIYFGLIPRKRWKVTCSYQEQGLELRKVSCRVFNDSIVEMDVMARSLGISRCRLFVLLLELEAIGWLRLMKELGLVRHTTPSTSKIFSIHNQTRSKIQVLKIWKLIPS; from the coding sequence ATGGAAAAAAGAGAAATTTTCGTTAACGACTCCTTGGAGTTAACTACCTTATGTCGCATTGGTAAGAGTTCCAATACCTCATTTCTAATTCCGGTAAGGCAAATGAAACAGCTCACTGTTTCGATGAAGTTTTACAGTTCATTTGCAACTAGAATTAGTCGATTATTGACAGAATCCTCCGATTTGATTTATTTTGGATTGATTCCTCGAAAGAGGTGGAAAGTAACTTGTTCTTATCAGGAACAGGGCTTGGAATTACGGAAGGTAAGCTGTCGGGTTTTTAACGATAGTATAGTTGAGATGGATGTAATGGCTAGATCTCTTGGAATTTCCAGATGTAGATTATTTGTTCTACTTTTGGAATTGGAAGCAATCGGTTGGCTTCGACTTATGAAGGAGTTGGGCTTAGTCAGACATACCACACCTTCCACTTCCAAAATCTTTTCGATACACAATCAAACTAGATCCAAAATCCAAGTTTTGAAAATCTGGAAGCTGATTCCAAGTTAG
- a CDS encoding DUF1853 family protein, producing MDKASLLLDLLWALDSRYLIQHASNFPDAKRESLRSDLIPNLTNGNGSNLANLEFFPILESGRLGRYFESLLEFIFLQSNHVQVLGKNVPIRNSERTLGEFDFLLKWEEENIHLEVALKFYLKLKKEPNLSSYIGPSGVDRLDLKLAKLLDNQMALSQRSEGKEYLRVKYGKTFIPMIWFVGFLFYPIDEYLSGDYRKSLLNDINFDHRSGFWILWENRLQVPQTKSNSYFSIPSRLSWLMSYSSHSDIYTYNELIQFLRNLDDPGFSVLIVEWEQVGIIPKELSRGFLVSRKLIESVSLIS from the coding sequence ATGGATAAGGCGTCTCTTCTTCTTGATCTACTTTGGGCACTCGATTCCAGATATTTGATCCAACATGCTTCTAATTTTCCCGATGCGAAAAGAGAAAGTCTTCGTTCCGATCTTATCCCGAACCTAACAAATGGCAATGGAAGTAATTTGGCAAATCTGGAATTCTTCCCTATTTTGGAATCCGGCCGACTTGGTAGGTATTTTGAATCGCTACTTGAATTCATTTTTTTACAAAGCAATCATGTTCAAGTGCTCGGTAAGAATGTTCCGATTCGCAATTCAGAAAGAACGTTAGGTGAATTTGATTTTCTACTAAAATGGGAAGAAGAAAATATCCATTTGGAAGTAGCTTTAAAGTTTTATCTTAAATTGAAAAAAGAGCCCAATCTTTCTTCTTATATTGGACCAAGCGGTGTTGATCGCTTGGATTTAAAATTAGCAAAATTACTCGATAACCAAATGGCCTTATCTCAGAGATCGGAAGGTAAGGAATACTTACGAGTCAAATATGGTAAAACATTCATACCGATGATTTGGTTTGTTGGGTTTTTATTTTATCCTATAGATGAATATCTGTCCGGCGATTACAGAAAATCATTGTTAAATGATATAAATTTCGATCACAGGTCTGGGTTTTGGATTCTCTGGGAAAATCGGTTGCAGGTACCACAAACAAAATCAAATTCTTATTTTTCCATTCCTTCACGTTTGTCATGGCTTATGAGTTATTCTTCGCACTCGGATATTTATACTTACAATGAGTTAATTCAATTTTTGAGAAATTTAGACGATCCCGGTTTTTCCGTCCTTATAGTGGAATGGGAGCAGGTAGGCATTATTCCTAAAGAATTATCTCGAGGATTTTTGGTTTCTCGAAAATTAATTGAATCCGTATCTCTTATAAGCTAA
- a CDS encoding STAS domain-containing protein produces MIEEFKIRLGFENGGALPVIHIAGEITSEAEEEIVQSYDSIPTDKKNRVILNFTETSYINSAGIATLISLITKSSETQGKIEFAGLNTHFRKVMDIVGLTDFVLIHDSLQSALTQS; encoded by the coding sequence ATGATCGAGGAATTTAAGATTCGGCTGGGCTTTGAGAACGGTGGCGCCTTGCCAGTGATTCACATTGCAGGTGAAATTACCTCGGAAGCCGAAGAGGAAATCGTTCAATCTTACGATTCCATCCCTACGGACAAAAAAAATAGAGTGATCCTCAATTTTACTGAGACTTCCTATATCAATTCCGCAGGCATTGCCACTTTGATCAGCCTGATTACAAAATCCTCCGAAACGCAAGGAAAAATCGAATTTGCCGGGCTAAATACTCATTTCCGCAAAGTGATGGATATTGTCGGGCTTACGGATTTTGTTTTAATTCACGACTCTTTACAATCTGCACTCACTCAATCTTAA
- a CDS encoding phenylacetate--CoA ligase family protein, whose amino-acid sequence MDREKYFLSTPLMKEEWFLSLQRLIESKYAPKWNSIIGDRITKEDYLFVKEYEKELYEDRKFHSQEPNSKIIEWIRKHKFSSYYFYERLKNISLEREFLKIRPMTREDLQNRITEILPTNTDFTRMVVNPTSGTTGKPILAPNHPRAIGCYVPLIEYSLKKHGVDVPHKSNITSGIQICHQNETIVYATTHSLAEGSLFAKINLKEKEWQNPSDINTFLFESDPIFLSGDPYSFESAMKTGINFKPKALHSTALELEDNLRDQLALYFQCPIVNFYSLNETGPIAYSCPIDPDWMHILPNDIHMEILNEEGEPDELGEIVITGGRNPFLPLLRYKTGDWGRIKYGNCLCGEASPKVQLLKGRKPIFFTDTKGRRINPVDISRILRRQTNVLRHQFIQKKNGSYIVNLSTYLPPGKSWGEELKILFQNLLGESADILFDFDLPNDGKKITVFINENIDLKS is encoded by the coding sequence TTGGATAGGGAGAAATATTTTTTATCCACTCCGTTGATGAAAGAAGAGTGGTTCTTATCTTTGCAAAGACTTATAGAATCGAAGTATGCTCCTAAGTGGAATTCGATCATAGGAGATCGGATCACAAAGGAAGACTATCTTTTTGTGAAAGAGTATGAAAAAGAGCTCTATGAAGATCGAAAATTCCATTCACAAGAACCAAATTCCAAAATCATAGAATGGATTCGAAAACATAAATTCAGTTCTTATTATTTTTATGAAAGGTTGAAAAACATTTCTTTGGAAAGAGAATTTCTTAAAATCCGGCCGATGACAAGAGAGGATTTGCAAAATAGAATCACCGAGATTTTACCGACCAATACGGATTTTACAAGAATGGTGGTCAATCCTACATCAGGGACCACGGGAAAACCGATTCTTGCTCCCAATCATCCTAGAGCAATCGGCTGTTATGTGCCATTGATAGAATATTCTTTGAAAAAACACGGAGTCGACGTTCCTCATAAATCGAATATTACTTCGGGAATTCAGATTTGCCACCAGAACGAAACGATCGTCTATGCAACTACTCATAGTTTGGCGGAAGGTTCATTGTTTGCCAAAATCAATTTAAAAGAAAAGGAATGGCAAAACCCATCGGATATCAATACATTTCTATTTGAGTCCGATCCGATATTTTTATCGGGAGATCCCTACTCTTTCGAATCCGCGATGAAGACCGGAATCAATTTCAAACCAAAGGCACTTCATTCCACAGCACTGGAGCTGGAAGATAATTTGCGGGACCAGTTAGCCTTATACTTTCAATGCCCGATTGTCAACTTTTACTCGTTAAATGAAACGGGACCGATTGCTTATTCTTGTCCTATTGATCCTGACTGGATGCATATCCTACCGAACGATATTCATATGGAAATTCTGAACGAAGAAGGAGAACCTGATGAATTGGGAGAAATCGTAATCACGGGAGGAAGAAATCCGTTTCTACCGTTACTTAGATACAAAACCGGCGATTGGGGAAGGATCAAATACGGAAATTGTTTGTGCGGAGAAGCTTCCCCGAAAGTACAACTACTCAAAGGAAGAAAGCCGATTTTTTTTACGGATACAAAGGGAAGAAGGATTAATCCAGTAGATATCTCCCGCATCTTAAGGAGACAAACGAACGTTTTACGGCATCAATTCATTCAGAAAAAAAACGGTTCCTATATTGTAAATCTTTCCACTTACCTGCCTCCCGGAAAAAGTTGGGGAGAGGAATTAAAAATTCTTTTTCAAAATCTTCTGGGAGAAAGTGCGGATATTTTATTTGATTTCGATCTTCCGAACGATGGGAAAAAGATTACCGTTTTTATTAACGAAAACATAGATTTGAAATCGTAA
- the lmtA gene encoding lipid A Kdo2 1-phosphate O-methyltransferase has protein sequence MALIEELNQQGNFLFRWRSYIPGLVLALSFYYLPFVPFLNGNYKHNLYWLGFAFLISFLGLAVRCFTIGYTPARTSGRNTKQQVADLVNQTGIYSLVRHPLYVGNFLMYLGPVLIVRDIAFTLVYVMFFYLYYERIIFTEEFFLRGKFANDYLAWADKTPAFIPRLSGYVKPDLAFSFKNILKREYPSLFGIIVVFTILDLVQIYFQEPYIRIGNFAGIWKPFHTYFFGFGALFYVVTRTLVKTTKVLDVEGR, from the coding sequence ATGGCACTTATAGAAGAACTCAACCAACAAGGCAATTTTCTCTTTCGCTGGCGCTCCTACATTCCGGGACTGGTTTTAGCGTTGTCGTTTTATTATTTACCCTTTGTTCCTTTTTTGAACGGAAATTACAAACACAATCTATATTGGTTGGGATTTGCGTTTTTAATTAGTTTTTTAGGGCTTGCTGTCCGTTGTTTTACCATCGGATACACTCCGGCGCGCACTTCGGGAAGGAACACCAAACAGCAAGTAGCTGATCTTGTCAATCAAACGGGAATTTATTCCCTTGTACGTCATCCCCTTTATGTCGGAAATTTTTTAATGTATCTGGGACCTGTTTTGATCGTAAGGGATATTGCTTTCACGCTTGTGTATGTAATGTTCTTTTATCTTTATTACGAAAGAATTATATTTACGGAAGAGTTTTTCCTTCGTGGTAAGTTCGCAAACGATTATCTTGCTTGGGCGGACAAGACACCTGCGTTTATCCCCCGCCTTTCCGGTTATGTGAAGCCGGATCTTGCTTTTTCTTTTAAGAATATTCTAAAAAGAGAATATCCTAGTCTTTTCGGAATCATCGTCGTTTTTACGATTCTTGATCTGGTTCAGATTTATTTTCAGGAACCTTACATTCGGATTGGGAATTTTGCCGGGATTTGGAAACCGTTTCATACTTATTTTTTCGGGTTTGGGGCTTTGTTTTATGTGGTAACTCGGACACTCGTAAAAACTACAAAAGTCTTGGATGTGGAGGGGCGTTAG
- a CDS encoding AAA family ATPase, giving the protein MKPNHGLILGKFFPPHAGHLHLIQEARKECNHLTILVATLNREIIPGKLRWEWMKELTKNLDAQVIWVQDENPQEPHEHPDFWNIWKQTILKHSPAKIDIIFTSEHYGDPLAEILNTKHRLIDIERKTFPISASKIRNAPSLYWDFIPEIERPYFLKRIVITGSESVGKTTLSEKLAEQFQTNWVPEYAREYLEEKKRFVIREDIPYIAFGHLKSEIEFAKNANRILFLDTDLLTTKIYSEHYFDFCPEWLKDSAYQLQYDDSLFLDIDVPWEEDPLRDLGHIRSEMKNKFINEMKSAKRKFHMIRGSFVDREKNAMEKIESILKEPMNPIYFDPKQISLRNVLSIDLKQV; this is encoded by the coding sequence ATGAAACCAAATCACGGATTGATACTTGGGAAGTTTTTCCCACCCCATGCTGGGCACTTGCATTTGATTCAAGAAGCTAGAAAGGAATGCAATCACCTAACCATTTTAGTTGCAACCTTGAATCGGGAAATCATTCCCGGAAAGTTAAGATGGGAATGGATGAAAGAATTAACGAAAAATCTGGATGCGCAAGTGATTTGGGTTCAAGATGAAAATCCACAAGAACCTCACGAACACCCGGACTTTTGGAATATTTGGAAACAAACAATACTTAAGCATTCTCCTGCAAAGATTGATATTATATTTACTTCCGAACATTACGGAGACCCTTTAGCCGAAATTCTAAACACCAAACATAGATTAATTGATATAGAAAGAAAGACCTTTCCTATTTCCGCTTCCAAGATAAGAAATGCACCGTCCCTCTACTGGGATTTTATCCCTGAGATAGAAAGACCATATTTTTTAAAACGAATTGTAATCACAGGAAGTGAGTCTGTAGGAAAAACGACTCTTTCCGAAAAACTAGCCGAACAATTTCAAACCAATTGGGTTCCCGAGTATGCAAGAGAGTATCTGGAGGAAAAAAAAAGATTTGTGATCCGGGAAGATATTCCTTATATCGCTTTCGGTCATTTGAAATCGGAAATCGAATTTGCAAAGAATGCCAATCGGATTTTATTTTTAGATACGGACTTACTCACTACCAAAATCTATTCGGAACATTATTTTGATTTCTGTCCCGAATGGCTGAAAGATAGCGCCTATCAGTTGCAATATGACGATTCTCTATTTTTAGATATCGATGTTCCTTGGGAAGAAGATCCGTTACGGGATCTTGGCCACATTCGTTCGGAAATGAAAAATAAATTTATAAACGAAATGAAATCCGCAAAAAGAAAATTTCATATGATTCGCGGAAGTTTTGTCGACCGGGAAAAGAATGCGATGGAAAAAATCGAATCTATCCTGAAGGAGCCGATGAATCCGATTTACTTCGATCCGAAACAAATTTCCCTTCGTAATGTTTTATCAATTGATCTGAAACAGGTTTAG
- a CDS encoding c-type cytochrome, producing MNSTKIISLVSVCLLSLAIVACGGDKPQETTPQEAVEAAAPVDPEIAKGEELFLQNCSSCHGEKGLGDGPAGTALNPKPRNYKSPANEWKNGNTLAGITKTLKQGIKNSPMVAYTHLGDENLAVLAKYVEYLAKN from the coding sequence ATGAATTCTACAAAAATAATCAGTTTAGTTTCTGTTTGCCTTCTTTCACTTGCAATCGTTGCTTGTGGAGGAGACAAACCTCAAGAGACTACGCCACAAGAAGCCGTCGAGGCAGCTGCCCCGGTTGACCCTGAAATTGCAAAAGGGGAAGAACTGTTTTTACAAAATTGTTCCTCTTGCCACGGAGAAAAGGGTTTGGGTGACGGACCTGCAGGAACTGCGCTCAACCCGAAACCTCGTAACTACAAATCACCGGCTAACGAGTGGAAGAATGGTAACACCCTTGCGGGCATTACAAAAACTCTGAAACAAGGAATTAAAAATTCTCCGATGGTGGCCTATACCCATTTGGGAGACGAAAACCTTGCCGTTCTTGCAAAATACGTTGAGTACCTTGCCAAAAACTAA
- a CDS encoding VWA domain-containing protein yields the protein MNDVIRLWQEKWPEALALWSDYVKLSLPHFLLTKDMEGKEGFTTSFAAIRLTDHKVLLSLRKIKDLGLEDYPLEIMGHEIGHHVYCPGDLSDHGKLIYLVQTAMPRFEHIAGLIVNVYTDLFINDHLKRYNRLRMEEVYQKIGKQKDPFWNFYMRTYEILWALPEETLTFSKVETTANSDAILVNRIIRNYPNDWVRGAYDFGNICYPYFMGKDSAETIKVLGVIHDTSDAGKDGEIPSGITDVEIESIFDSGKDPSLGGNRTEDKSQPNQKPKQPSLTPAQYSSICQALGIKVSQSEMAYKFYKEKALPHLVSFPQLLTPGAPEMVLEGSDEWDLGSPIEDINWVESVIKSPVVIPGYTTVENYFSEMPSYETDFNPIDLDLFVDCSGSMPNPLVETSFLTLAGAIIALSALRVGSAVRTTLWSGENEYKSTETFTRNEKDIMEILTGFIGGGTCFPLNLLKNEYSNRPPSARKSHILVISDEGIDTMYDQPYSENPRSLVKSMLEKAGGGGSMVLNLYNPNLHGTIKTMQEDGWQIYPISNWEQLIEFSKTFVKKTYERNKILRQTNR from the coding sequence ATGAATGATGTGATTCGGCTTTGGCAAGAAAAATGGCCCGAAGCATTGGCACTTTGGAGTGACTACGTAAAATTATCCTTACCTCATTTTCTTCTGACAAAGGACATGGAAGGAAAAGAAGGATTCACTACTTCCTTTGCGGCAATTCGACTAACAGATCATAAAGTATTATTGTCTCTCCGCAAAATCAAAGACCTGGGATTGGAAGATTATCCCTTGGAAATTATGGGTCATGAAATAGGACATCATGTGTATTGTCCGGGAGATCTATCCGATCACGGAAAGCTCATCTATCTGGTTCAAACTGCAATGCCAAGATTCGAACATATCGCAGGACTTATTGTAAATGTATATACGGACCTTTTCATCAACGATCATTTGAAAAGATACAATCGTCTTCGAATGGAAGAAGTGTATCAAAAGATAGGAAAACAAAAAGACCCGTTTTGGAATTTCTATATGAGAACTTACGAAATTCTTTGGGCCTTACCGGAAGAAACGTTAACTTTTAGTAAGGTGGAAACAACTGCGAACTCGGACGCCATACTTGTAAACCGGATCATTCGTAATTATCCGAATGATTGGGTAAGAGGAGCCTATGACTTTGGAAATATCTGTTATCCTTATTTTATGGGAAAGGACAGCGCGGAAACCATTAAGGTTTTGGGAGTAATTCATGATACTTCGGATGCCGGAAAAGACGGAGAGATTCCTTCTGGCATCACCGACGTGGAAATCGAATCCATCTTCGACTCCGGCAAAGATCCTTCTCTTGGAGGGAACAGAACGGAAGACAAATCCCAGCCGAATCAGAAACCGAAACAGCCTTCCCTAACCCCCGCACAATACTCTTCCATCTGTCAGGCGTTAGGTATAAAAGTAAGTCAATCGGAAATGGCTTATAAATTTTATAAGGAAAAAGCTTTGCCACACCTGGTTTCCTTTCCGCAGCTTCTCACTCCGGGTGCGCCTGAAATGGTTTTGGAAGGAAGTGACGAATGGGACTTGGGCTCTCCGATCGAAGACATCAATTGGGTGGAATCGGTTATAAAAAGTCCGGTAGTCATTCCGGGTTATACAACCGTTGAGAATTATTTCAGTGAAATGCCTTCTTATGAAACGGATTTCAATCCGATCGACTTAGACTTGTTTGTTGATTGTTCCGGTTCCATGCCGAATCCTCTCGTTGAAACTTCCTTTCTGACTCTTGCTGGGGCAATTATTGCACTTTCCGCCTTGAGAGTCGGTTCCGCGGTTCGTACAACTCTTTGGTCCGGAGAAAACGAATATAAATCCACCGAGACATTTACCAGAAACGAAAAAGATATTATGGAAATTTTGACAGGATTCATAGGAGGAGGAACATGTTTCCCCTTAAACTTGTTAAAGAATGAATATTCCAACCGACCGCCGAGCGCACGGAAATCCCATATTCTGGTAATATCCGACGAAGGAATTGACACCATGTACGACCAACCGTATTCCGAAAACCCAAGGTCTCTCGTCAAATCCATGTTAGAGAAAGCAGGCGGCGGCGGTTCCATGGTATTGAATCTTTACAATCCGAATTTACACGGAACGATCAAAACAATGCAAGAAGACGGATGGCAGATTTATCCTATCTCAAACTGGGAACAATTGATAGAGTTCAGTAAAACTTTTGTGAAAAAAACATATGAAAGAAATAAGATACTACGTCAAACGAATCGCTGA
- a CDS encoding AAA family ATPase, with amino-acid sequence MDLKIAAKKVSQSPTLPGKKDNKKKFDLASLLEEGPLSVEGTGGEASGLDEKLRKAYFWITNYAIINPFYDIEYNNTPPAKFTIGDFKTQIVLPSGQSYSSFVLLPLLTLVVRGKCLLVGGPGRGKTASAILMAVLAGYPLKEIKRSIQHGQPQMTITDLLGNPLPSDLMNAKSMEDIKISWRKWLGMRVKVIDEYNRIPTRTQSALLTVLGDNYAELFDQVFECPDAAWYLTANDDAGGGTYQVIEALKDRIDVVVKALHFNTRFIKDLLQRVEDNFRPETMVPPEIIFNETEIESIGEEIRNIEFPEALRRRMEFFASQFEFFEPAGEQIEYKTKDTVKLSGIDFSTLSALDQGKDKKKDLGSQTKNGLSVRAIFTCINYAKALAYFRGESSVSLDDLSHILPFVLHDKLVQNSDSPFFEEPGFQVYRSDRISWIRKLFELSCSEYDRLGMDKNDPVAEMSKIFEQGLEGLSPGDTKERILAIELEVEKISKQRKLYGHVYDDLLKLKYLHQRYTNYLNWIQAGK; translated from the coding sequence ATGGATTTAAAAATTGCGGCTAAAAAAGTTTCGCAGTCCCCTACCCTTCCCGGCAAAAAGGATAACAAAAAAAAATTTGATCTGGCTTCCCTTTTGGAAGAAGGACCTCTTTCCGTAGAAGGAACCGGGGGCGAAGCATCGGGACTTGATGAGAAACTAAGAAAGGCCTATTTTTGGATTACCAATTATGCAATCATCAATCCGTTTTACGATATAGAATACAATAACACTCCTCCTGCCAAATTTACAATCGGCGATTTCAAAACACAAATCGTCCTACCATCCGGACAAAGTTACTCTAGTTTCGTATTGTTGCCCCTCCTAACATTAGTTGTGCGAGGAAAATGCCTTCTGGTAGGTGGACCGGGTCGCGGGAAAACTGCTTCCGCCATTCTAATGGCGGTGCTTGCAGGTTATCCGCTTAAAGAAATCAAACGCTCCATCCAACACGGTCAACCTCAAATGACTATCACCGATCTACTAGGCAACCCTCTTCCTTCGGATCTCATGAATGCAAAGTCCATGGAAGATATTAAAATTTCCTGGCGGAAGTGGCTCGGAATGCGGGTGAAAGTCATCGATGAATACAACCGTATTCCTACGAGAACGCAATCAGCACTTCTCACCGTACTTGGAGACAACTATGCGGAGTTATTCGACCAAGTATTCGAATGTCCGGATGCGGCGTGGTATCTGACTGCAAACGACGACGCGGGAGGAGGAACTTATCAAGTCATAGAAGCATTGAAGGATAGAATCGATGTGGTAGTCAAAGCTCTTCACTTTAACACTCGTTTCATCAAAGATCTGTTGCAAAGAGTGGAGGATAATTTCCGACCGGAAACAATGGTTCCTCCGGAAATCATTTTCAATGAAACCGAAATCGAATCCATCGGAGAAGAAATCCGTAACATAGAATTTCCGGAAGCATTGAGAAGAAGGATGGAATTTTTCGCTTCTCAGTTTGAATTTTTCGAACCTGCAGGAGAACAGATCGAATACAAAACCAAAGATACAGTAAAACTTTCCGGAATCGATTTTTCCACACTCTCCGCACTTGACCAGGGAAAAGACAAAAAGAAAGACCTTGGTTCTCAAACTAAAAACGGATTGTCTGTGCGCGCCATCTTCACCTGCATCAATTATGCGAAGGCGCTTGCTTATTTCAGAGGAGAATCTTCCGTGAGTTTGGACGATCTTTCCCATATATTGCCGTTCGTGTTGCACGATAAACTGGTTCAGAACTCGGACTCTCCTTTTTTTGAAGAACCCGGTTTCCAAGTCTATCGGAGTGACCGGATCAGTTGGATTCGAAAATTATTCGAACTTTCCTGTTCAGAGTATGATCGTCTCGGTATGGATAAAAACGATCCGGTAGCGGAGATGAGCAAAATCTTCGAACAAGGGTTAGAAGGTCTATCACCGGGAGATACGAAAGAGAGGATTCTCGCAATCGAATTGGAAGTGGAAAAGATCAGCAAACAAAGAAAGTTATACGGACATGTATACGACGATCTTTTAAAACTCAAATACCTGCATCAAAGATATACGAACTATTTGAATTGGATCCAAGCCGGTAAATGA